Proteins found in one Zea mays cultivar B73 chromosome 1, Zm-B73-REFERENCE-NAM-5.0, whole genome shotgun sequence genomic segment:
- the LOC103631752 gene encoding 3-ketoacyl-CoA synthase 19-like, whose protein sequence is MASLNQHRSMATDRELFRTVRQAALNHARQLYHRLVRRLPHLLAVTLVVGAVQLVPPSSAPLPPLGALLREAAARARADAGLVAAAAAGLAAAACAYAASRPRPVYLVELAAYRPGPAHRATRAESVRHFARAGRFTDESVAFQTRMLERAGVGDATHFPASILAFPVDMSLRAAREESEAVVFGVVDGVLAAAAVRAADIGVVIVNSSLFSPTPSFTSLLVSRYGLRHDVVTHNLSGMGCSASIIAIDLAKHLLQVHPETYALVVSTENITLNAYLGNHRPMLVTNTLFRMGGAAVLLSNRRADRARARYRLVHTVRTHRGGASDESYACVTQEEDAEGNVGVSLSRGLMSVAGDALRSNITALGPLVLPLSEQLRFLAAALLRRVAAVKPYVPDFKLALEHFCIHAGGRGVLDELERSLGLSAWHMEPSRMTLYRFGNTSSSSLWYELAYCEAKGRIKRGDRVWQIAFGSGFKCNSAVWKALRTVDDAGRRDTNPWADDIHDLPVHVPKVSPFASSDQAPPTNAQHA, encoded by the exons ATGGCGTCGTTGAATCAGCATCGGTCCATGGCCACGGACCGAGAGCTGTTCCGGACGGTGCGGCAGGCGGCACTGAACCACGCGAGGCAGCTGTACCACCGGCTGGTGAGGCGCCTGCCGCACCTCCTGGCCGTGACGCTGGTCGTGGGCGCGGTCCAGCTCGTGCCGCCGTCGtccgcgccgctgccgccgctcGGGGCGCTGCTGCGcgaggcggcggcgcgcgcgcgcgccgacgCGGGGCTCGTGGCCGCGGCGGCCGCGgggctggcggcggcggcgtgcgcgTACGCGGCGTCGCGCCCGCGGCCCGTGTACCTGGTGGAGCTGGCGGCGTACCGGCCGGGCCCCGCGCACCGGGCCACCCGCGCCGAGTCCGTGCGGCACTTCGCGCGGGCGGGGCGGTTCACGGACGAGAGCGTGGCGTTCCAGACGCGGATGCTGGAGCGCGCGGGCGTCGGGGATGCCACCCACTTCCCGGCCTCCATCCTCGCGTTCCCCGTGGACATGAGCCTCCGCGCCGCCAGGGAGGAGTCCGAGGCCGTCGTGTTCGGCGTGGTCGACGGCGTcctggccgccgccgccgtgcgcgCGGCGGACATCGGCGTGGTCATCGTCAACTCCAGCCTCTTCAGCCCCACGCCGTCCTTCACGTCGCTGCTCGTCAGCCGCTACGGACTCCGGCACGACGTCGTCACCCACAACCTCAGCGGCATGGGCTGCAGCGCCAGCATCATCGCCATTGACCTCGCCAAGCACCTGCTTCAG GTGCACCCGGAGACGTACGCGCTGGTGGTGAGCACGGAGAACATCACGCTCAACGCCTACCTGGGCAACCACCGCCCGATGCTGGTGACCAACACGCTGTTCCGGATGGGCGGCGCCGCGGTGCTCCTCTCCAACCGCCGCGCCGACCGGGCCCGCGCCAGGTACCGGCTGGTGCACACGGTGCGGACGCACCGGGGCGGCGCCAGCGACGAGAGCTACGCGTGCGTCACGCAGGAGGAGGACGCCGAGGGCAACGTCGGCGTCTCGCTCTCCAGGGGCCTCATGTCCGTGGCCGGCGACGCGCTGCGCTCCAACATCacggcgctgggcccgctcgtcctCCCGCTGTCGGAGCAGCTGCGCTTCCTGGCCGCCGCGCTGCTCCGCCGCGTCGCCGCGGTCAAGCCCTACGTGCCGGACTTCAAGCTCGCGCTGGAGCACTTCTGCATCCACGCCGGCGGCCGCGGCGTGCTGGACGAGCTGGAGCGCAGCCTCGGCCTCAGCGCCTGGCACATGGAGCCGTCGAGGATGACGCTCTACCGCTTCGGCAACACCTCCAGCAGCTCGCTCTGGTACGAGCTCGCCTACTGCGAGGCCAAGGGCCGGATCAAGAGAGGGGACCGCGTCTGGCAGATCGCCTTTGGGTCGGGCTTCAAGTGCAACAGCGCCGTCTGGAAGGCGCTACGGACGGTGGACGACGCCGGCCGCCGGGACACCAACCCCTGGGCCGACGACATCCACGACCTGCCGGTGCACGTGCCCAAGGTGTCGCCCTTCGCTTCTTCCGACCAGGCGCCGCCCACCAACGCCCAGCATGCCTAG